From the genome of Triticum aestivum cultivar Chinese Spring chromosome 3B, IWGSC CS RefSeq v2.1, whole genome shotgun sequence, one region includes:
- the LOC123069225 gene encoding RING-H2 finger protein ATL74: protein MSGSTMAGAPAMPEGAGDPYERELNYSFTGRVALTVVFVLFGLTVVIVVMRVLLYVLVCRSGRGGGRGSGGLAAGILRSINSFGRIGSRRHGLDASALSALPVTVYRKEVGSTSAAGADCAVCLSELADGDTVRQLPNCGHVFHVECVDVWLRTRTTCPLCRAEAELSQGQRSGKAEAAAQSSSGTEPPQPTLLGAGGTSIVTVQGGFTDTQRDVRGIGGRCKGDHLDRASSTELNTS, encoded by the exons ATGTCAGGGAGCACCATGGCTGGCGCGCCGGCCATGCCGGAAGGCGCCGGGGATCCATACGAGCGGGAGCTGAACTACAGCTTCACTGGGCGCGTCGCGCTCACCGTCGTCTTCGTCCTCTTTGGGCtcaccgtcgtcatcgtcgtcatgcGCGTCTTGCTCTACGTGTTGGTGTGTCGGTCTGGCCGAGGCGGAGGCCGCGGCAGCGGCGGCCTCGCCGCTGGCATCCTCCGGTCCATCAACTCGTTCGGAAGGATCGGCAGCCGACGGCACGGGCTGGACGCGTCCGCGCTCTCCGCGCTGCCGGTCACCGTGTATCGGAAGGAGGTCGGCTCCACCAGCGCCGCTGGCGCTGACTGCGCCGTGTGCCTGTCGGAGCTCGCGGACGGGGACACGGTGAGGCAGCTGCCGAACTGCGGGCACGTATTCCACGTGGAGTGCGTCGACGTGTGGCTGCGCACCAGGACGACGTGCCCTCTCTGCCGGGCAGAGGCGGAGCTGTCCCAGGGCCAGCGGAGCGGCAAGGCGGAGGCGGCTGCGCAGTCGTCGTCGGGCACGGAGCCGCCGCAACCGACGTTGCTTGGTGCAGGAGGAACCTCGATAGTGACCGTACAAGGTGGCTTCACGGATACCCAGAGAGACGTGCGGGGAATCGGCGGCAG GTGCAAAGGTGACCATCTGGACCGTGCCAGCTCAACGGAGCTCAACACGAGCTAA